The Methanoculleus taiwanensis nucleotide sequence TCGCGGCATCGAGGAGTTCGTCTTCGTACGACTGCTTGAATGCGCCCAGGTCGTCGCTCCACCCTTTCTCGAATACTTCCTCACGGATCAGGTCGCGTTCACGCCGCCAGCGGTCAACATCACCCGGGAGCTGCATGCTTTCCGCGATCTCGATCCCGCAGGTGAGGGCGAACCATGTCATGGCTTTGCTGTAGACGAAGTGGCGCACACCGCCCCGGACCTCCCAGATCCCGCTTCCCCGGTCACGCCAGTGGTCGGCCACCCAGTCGAGCATCTGCCGTACCGTCTCCCAGATCGGCGTCGGATCGTACTTCCCGATCCGCCAGGCAAACTGAATGGCACCCATAACTTCTCCGTAGACGTCGAGCTGTTTCTGGGTCGCCGCCCCGTTCCCGATTCTCACCGGCCGGGAGTCCCGATATCCCCGGAAGTTCTCGAGTATCGCTTCGGCGGTTCCGCTCTCCGGGACGACGGGGTACAGGATCGAAATACCCGTTCCTTTCAATCTGACCGTACGCACGAGCCAGTCGAAGAACGGTCGTTCGTCATCGAGGTAGCCGGCAAGGAGCAGTGCGTACAGCGTGAACGATGCGTCGCGGATCCATGTGAACCGGTAGTCCCAGTTCCGCCCGCCCCCGAAGGTTTCGGGGAGCGACGTCGTCGGCGCCGCAACGATAGCACCGGACGGTGCATAGGTCATCAGCTGGAGGGTGAGGGCGCTGCGGATAACGATATCGCGATACGGCCCTTCGTACGTGCAGGCACCGCTCCATCTCCGCCAGTAATCGGTCGTCACCTTCAGGGCGTCTTCCGGAGCAAGCTGTGGCAGGGCAGCATCTTCCTCCGTTGCGAGCGTGAACGCGGCCGCATCCCCGGCGTGAAGCGTGATCCGGCAGGTCAGTGCCCTGCCCGGGGTATCCACCTGCCACGCCGTCGGCCCGGCGATCGTGAATGTCCCGAACGTCACCCGGTCTCCGCGACGCGCAAACTCCGGGTGTCTGCGGGCGTAGTCCGGGCGGGGCAGACAGGTGGAGACAATCTCTGCCTTCCCGTCGGTGCATTCCGCGATGCGTACGATTCTGCCCGGAGCCGGAAGCCGGCGGAACCGGGCGACACGTGCGATGTCCATGAAGTCCCGCAGGACGACGGTCCCATCGGTGCACCGGAACGTCGTCTCGAGGATGGTTGTTCCCTCACGATACCGGTGCGAACTGTCGACGGTTCTTCCGGCTGTATGCTCCAGTAGCCACCGCGATCCGGGTCGAGAATGCGGGCAAAGAGCGACGGCGAATCGAACCGGTGGAAGCAGAGCCAGTCGACGGACCCGCGGCTGCTGATGAGTGCTGCGGTGTGGCCGTTCCCGATGATACCATAGTCTTCGATGGGCAGGTACTCATCACGGCGGCGGGACTGCATGGGAGTCTGTGACCGGTCCGCCATATC carries:
- a CDS encoding glycoside hydrolase family 15 protein; translation: MDIARVARFRRLPAPGRIVRIAECTDGKAEIVSTCLPRPDYARRHPEFARRGDRVTFGTFTIAGPTAWQVDTPGRALTCRITLHAGDAAAFTLATEEDAALPQLAPEDALKVTTDYWRRWSGACTYEGPYRDIVIRSALTLQLMTYAPSGAIVAAPTTSLPETFGGGRNWDYRFTWIRDASFTLYALLLAGYLDDERPFFDWLVRTVRLKGTGISILYPVVPESGTAEAILENFRGYRDSRPVRIGNGAATQKQLDVYGEVMGAIQFAWRIGKYDPTPIWETVRQMLDWVADHWRDRGSGIWEVRGGVRHFVYSKAMTWFALTCGIEIAESMQLPGDVDRWRRERDLIREEVFEKGWSDDLGAFKQSYEDELLDAANLRLSSINFIAGDDPRMLSTIDATLEHLVVDGLCYRYIDAPEGVGGEEASFVVCTTWLINALIHAGRVKEANRLFQNLLARASPLGLYAEELEPRTGIHRGNFPQSLSHIGIINAAVSLAHAGYVGTVSPHHAAAADAAGHGGGGQRGRRT